A genomic segment from Janthinobacterium sp. 64 encodes:
- a CDS encoding PaaI family thioesterase: MSDIETVLGETIRASFANQGAMTLIKATVPIVEAGRAEIHLDHWAGIEQQHGFIHGGVVGMIADSAAGYAAMTVVPSGASVLTVEYKMNFVAPANGEKLLARGRVVRPGRTLIVTQAEVFALRDGKEILCALMQQTIMVMHGKPEK; encoded by the coding sequence ATGTCAGATATCGAAACAGTATTGGGGGAAACTATCCGCGCTAGCTTCGCAAATCAAGGTGCCATGACGCTAATAAAAGCCACTGTTCCTATCGTTGAAGCGGGCCGCGCCGAAATCCATTTGGACCATTGGGCAGGGATTGAGCAGCAACACGGCTTTATCCATGGAGGCGTTGTAGGCATGATTGCGGACTCAGCTGCGGGCTATGCGGCGATGACTGTGGTGCCGAGCGGGGCTTCGGTTCTCACTGTCGAGTACAAGATGAACTTCGTTGCTCCGGCAAACGGTGAGAAGTTGCTTGCAAGGGGCCGTGTCGTTCGCCCAGGTCGAACGTTGATAGTTACGCAAGCCGAAGTGTTTGCGCTTCGTGACGGGAAAGAAATACTCTGCGCGCTGATGCAGCAGACCATCATGGTAATGCACGGCAAGCCGGAAAAATGA
- a CDS encoding DMT family transporter, with protein MSPHKNIDGKAALAMVVLCFVWSMQQIGLKATAHDASPILQVAIRSGIAAVLVGLFMLVRQEKIMPTQLPWRAGLGAGALFSIEYLSLGEGLHLTSSAHGVVFLYTGPLFAAVGLHFRLTSERMVPFQWMGVVFAFLGIAIAFLSPADWHAAKNNDALLGDGLCLLAGASWGATTVLVRSSGLAKASASQTTFYQLVVAFVLLLAASHFLGQWSLKPTPMLLANLVFQTVLVSFISLLAWFALLRRYLASRLGAFSFMTPLFGVALGAWLLDEPVSAGFLIGAFFVVAGIIFVNCHELLARRLSLVKLRKWRSC; from the coding sequence GTGAGTCCGCACAAGAATATCGATGGGAAAGCCGCCTTAGCGATGGTGGTGCTGTGTTTCGTGTGGAGCATGCAGCAGATTGGTCTTAAAGCTACTGCGCATGACGCTAGTCCAATCCTGCAAGTGGCCATACGGTCCGGTATCGCCGCCGTTCTAGTGGGCCTTTTTATGCTAGTTCGTCAGGAGAAAATAATGCCAACGCAGTTGCCTTGGCGCGCCGGATTGGGCGCGGGAGCACTATTCTCCATTGAATACCTATCCCTTGGTGAGGGGCTTCATCTGACGAGTTCTGCACACGGGGTAGTGTTTCTTTACACAGGCCCACTGTTCGCTGCGGTTGGACTGCATTTTCGTCTAACCTCTGAGCGCATGGTCCCATTCCAATGGATGGGAGTGGTTTTTGCATTTTTAGGCATAGCCATTGCGTTTTTATCTCCGGCAGATTGGCACGCAGCGAAGAATAACGACGCTTTGCTGGGCGATGGACTTTGCCTTTTAGCTGGCGCGTCGTGGGGCGCTACAACAGTACTTGTCCGTTCTTCTGGATTGGCTAAAGCTTCTGCGTCCCAAACGACTTTCTATCAATTGGTAGTCGCTTTTGTACTTCTGCTCGCAGCATCTCACTTTCTCGGGCAATGGTCTCTAAAACCCACCCCGATGTTACTTGCTAACCTAGTTTTCCAGACAGTGCTAGTTTCGTTTATCAGCCTTCTGGCATGGTTTGCTTTACTGCGGCGTTATCTAGCATCACGACTGGGGGCTTTTTCGTTTATGACGCCTCTATTCGGCGTTGCATTGGGGGCCTGGTTGCTGGATGAACCAGTCAGCGCTGGATTCCTAATCGGCGCCTTCTTTGTGGTCGCAGGCATCATTTTTGTGAACTGCCACGAATTGTTGGCGCGACGCCTTTCGCTGGTAAAGTTGAGAAAGTGGAGAAGTTGCTAA
- a CDS encoding M56 family metallopeptidase, translating to MLAWLACTTACALLLSAAAWRAERALQRRAHTTRWLWLEAIAASAILPLAWLPGVLAAMPAEQAQLKLGWFVLSIGMLLLLLLRSAWLLSHQRRWQKASLLGTPVYLSGGIGPCVAGLLRPRIVMPVWLQLILPRQQALLLAHAQCRLAACDPQLLALAYALIVLMPWNLPLWWQLHRLRFAIEVDCDARMLAHGHALRDYAIVLRQHGQYYSGLTGASPIVLGDPRALRRRRHLMARFTGKPAANLL from the coding sequence ATGCTGGCCTGGCTGGCATGCACCACGGCATGCGCGCTGCTGTTGAGCGCCGCCGCCTGGCGCGCCGAACGCGCGCTGCAGCGGCGCGCGCACACGACGCGCTGGCTGTGGCTGGAGGCCATCGCCGCGTCCGCTATCTTGCCCCTGGCATGGCTGCCCGGCGTGCTGGCGGCCATGCCGGCGGAACAGGCGCAGCTGAAACTGGGCTGGTTTGTCTTGTCCATCGGCATGCTGCTGCTATTGCTGCTGCGCAGCGCCTGGCTGCTGTCGCACCAGCGTCGCTGGCAGAAAGCATCGCTACTGGGCACGCCCGTGTACTTGAGCGGCGGCATCGGCCCCTGCGTGGCGGGGCTGCTGCGGCCGCGCATCGTGATGCCCGTCTGGCTGCAACTGATTCTTCCCCGGCAACAGGCGCTGCTGCTGGCGCACGCACAATGCCGGCTGGCCGCGTGCGACCCGCAGCTGCTCGCCCTGGCCTACGCCTTGATCGTGCTCATGCCGTGGAACCTGCCCCTGTGGTGGCAGTTGCACCGGCTGCGCTTTGCCATCGAAGTCGATTGCGACGCGCGCATGCTGGCGCACGGCCACGCGTTGCGCGACTATGCCATCGTCCTGCGCCAGCATGGCCAGTACTATTCGGGCTTGACGGGCGCCTCGCCCATCGTGCTGGGCGACCCGCGCGCGCTGCGCCGGCGCCGCCATCTGATGGCCAGATTTACCGGGAAGCCGGCGGCGAACTTGCTATAG
- a CDS encoding Imm10 family immunity protein: MSAGFTATELSVIHEDDALITTLAAPAGKGEPVYLMLQRADEYDEQDVAMGMDEPYIEYGGQEFAWYGHMHAVILHPNRLSVQMDAEAAMQMDDDGQIDVRFSLTPERYAQLQQALRTTFEGCDYYREER; encoded by the coding sequence ATGTCCGCAGGATTTACCGCCACCGAGTTGTCCGTCATTCATGAAGACGACGCCCTGATCACCACCCTGGCAGCACCAGCCGGCAAAGGCGAGCCCGTCTACCTGATGCTGCAGCGCGCCGACGAGTATGACGAGCAGGACGTTGCCATGGGCATGGACGAGCCGTACATCGAATATGGCGGCCAGGAATTTGCCTGGTATGGCCACATGCACGCCGTGATTTTGCATCCGAACCGCCTGTCCGTGCAGATGGATGCCGAGGCGGCCATGCAGATGGATGACGACGGCCAGATCGACGTGCGTTTCAGTTTGACGCCGGAGCGCTACGCCCAGCTGCAGCAGGCGCTGCGCACCACGTTCGAGGGCTGCGACTACTATCGCGAGGAACGTTGA
- a CDS encoding GNAT family N-acetyltransferase — translation MTAASPYTTRLAIPAIATYQLLRVAAGMSAKSTEAAAKGLPNSLFAVQVLHGDEVVGMGRIIGDGGCFFQVTDIAVLPAHQGKGLGKRIMREIMQFIETEVPESAYVSLIADGQAQELYAQFGFRHTAPASVGMALTR, via the coding sequence TTGACCGCAGCATCGCCCTACACCACCCGCCTGGCCATCCCCGCCATCGCCACCTACCAGCTGCTGCGCGTGGCCGCCGGCATGAGCGCGAAAAGCACGGAGGCGGCGGCCAAGGGTTTACCGAACTCCCTGTTTGCCGTGCAAGTGCTGCACGGCGACGAAGTGGTGGGCATGGGCCGCATCATTGGCGATGGCGGCTGCTTCTTCCAGGTGACCGATATCGCCGTGCTGCCGGCGCACCAGGGCAAGGGCCTGGGCAAGCGCATCATGCGCGAGATCATGCAATTCATCGAAACGGAGGTACCGGAAAGCGCGTACGTCAGCCTGATCGCCGATGGCCAGGCGCAAGAGCTGTACGCGCAATTCGGCTTCAGGCACACGGCGCCCGCCTCGGTCGGCATGGCGCTGACACGCTAG
- a CDS encoding universal stress protein: MAYKSILVHADLSRHAPQRIAIAARLAHAHQAHLIGAAMTGLSRFTLENNRGMRGGAVAAQINALHGQAEQALDQFETLARQAGAVSLERRLIEDDEDGGMAVSARYSDLTVLSQHDDSEALPGAMSDLVPYVMLNAARPVLIVPRNGQFAQVDNTVVVAWDGSMEATRAIGHALPLLRAARLVVLALLHPPAGHAQPARHPGADIAAYLSRHGVPVEVRSAITTGDIGAALLAMAAEVHADLLVMGGYGHARFREILLGGVTETVLRQMTVPVLMAH; the protein is encoded by the coding sequence ATGGCCTATAAATCCATCCTCGTCCACGCCGACCTGTCGCGCCATGCGCCGCAGCGCATCGCCATCGCGGCGCGGCTGGCGCACGCGCACCAGGCGCACCTGATCGGCGCGGCGATGACGGGCCTGTCGCGCTTTACCCTGGAAAACAACCGCGGCATGCGCGGCGGCGCCGTGGCGGCGCAAATCAACGCCCTGCACGGGCAGGCGGAACAGGCGCTGGACCAGTTCGAAACGCTGGCGCGCCAGGCTGGCGCCGTCTCGCTCGAGCGGCGCCTGATCGAGGATGATGAAGATGGCGGCATGGCCGTCAGCGCCCGCTACAGCGACTTGACGGTGCTCAGCCAGCACGACGACAGCGAAGCGCTGCCCGGCGCCATGAGCGACCTGGTGCCCTACGTGATGCTCAACGCGGCCCGCCCCGTGCTGATCGTGCCGCGCAACGGCCAGTTTGCGCAAGTGGACAACACCGTGGTGGTAGCCTGGGATGGCAGCATGGAAGCGACGCGCGCCATCGGCCACGCCCTGCCGCTCTTGCGCGCGGCGCGCCTGGTGGTGCTGGCCCTGCTGCACCCGCCGGCCGGCCATGCGCAGCCGGCGCGCCACCCGGGCGCCGACATCGCCGCCTACCTGAGCCGCCATGGCGTGCCCGTCGAAGTGCGTTCGGCCATCACCACCGGCGACATCGGCGCGGCGCTGCTGGCCATGGCCGCCGAAGTGCATGCGGACTTGCTGGTCATGGGCGGCTACGGCCACGCGCGCTTCCGCGAAATCCTGCTGGGCGGCGTCACGGAAACCGTCTTGCGCCAGATGACGGTACCGGTGCTGATGGCGCATTGA
- the panB gene encoding 3-methyl-2-oxobutanoate hydroxymethyltransferase: MAAYVSENEGKTRAKSVTLIGLQQMREVGEKITMLTSYDASFASVMDKSGVDMLLVGDSLGNVCQGHSTTLGVTVYDIAYHMTCVARGSKRALLAADMPFGSYGTPEYAFQNAVKLMKAGAHMVKLEGGAWLSETVRFLSDRGIPVFAHLGLTPQYVHQLGGFKVQAKSDEGALRLMKEALALQAAGASMLLLEAIPASVGKNVTEALSIPTIGIGAGPDCSGQVLVMHDMLNVFPGKKARFVRNFMEGQSSIEGAICSYVRAVKDKSFPSSEHCF; this comes from the coding sequence ATGGCTGCATATGTTTCAGAAAATGAAGGCAAGACGCGAGCGAAATCTGTAACGCTGATAGGCTTGCAGCAGATGCGAGAGGTTGGCGAAAAAATTACAATGCTCACCAGCTATGATGCGAGCTTTGCTTCTGTTATGGATAAAAGCGGCGTCGACATGCTGCTTGTCGGCGATTCGCTGGGAAACGTCTGCCAAGGACACAGCACGACTTTAGGTGTCACTGTTTATGATATTGCCTACCACATGACGTGCGTTGCGCGTGGCAGTAAGAGGGCACTTCTAGCCGCCGATATGCCATTTGGAAGCTATGGAACGCCAGAATACGCTTTCCAAAATGCCGTGAAATTAATGAAGGCGGGAGCGCATATGGTAAAGCTGGAAGGTGGCGCATGGCTTAGCGAAACCGTGAGGTTTCTATCAGACCGTGGGATACCGGTATTTGCGCATCTTGGGTTGACGCCGCAATACGTTCACCAACTGGGTGGATTTAAGGTTCAGGCGAAAAGTGATGAAGGTGCGCTTCGACTGATGAAAGAAGCATTGGCGCTCCAAGCCGCAGGTGCATCAATGCTCTTACTAGAGGCCATTCCGGCATCTGTGGGCAAGAATGTGACCGAAGCCCTTTCCATTCCGACGATAGGCATTGGGGCGGGTCCAGACTGCTCCGGGCAAGTTCTCGTGATGCATGACATGCTTAACGTTTTCCCTGGCAAAAAAGCTCGTTTTGTCCGCAATTTTATGGAAGGGCAATCAAGCATTGAAGGCGCTATTTGCAGCTATGTCCGAGCCGTTAAAGACAAGTCGTTCCCGTCGTCGGAACATTGTTTCTAG